A stretch of the Tardiphaga sp. 709 genome encodes the following:
- the fabG gene encoding 3-oxoacyl-ACP reductase FabG — translation MDGKIVVITGASGALGQVVLERAVASGATIAAIDHSARTPASTPDRLQIGGVDLSDAAQADAAIAAVVKQFGKIDVLINIAGAFAFENVADGSNKSWETMHRLNLLTALNASRAAIPHLTASKAGRIINIGAMGALQAGAGMGPYAASKAGVHRLTETLAAELKGKVTVNAVLPSTIDTPANRRDMANADFSKWVTPDELASVILFLASDAASAVTGALLPVSGRV, via the coding sequence ATGGACGGAAAGATCGTTGTCATCACCGGAGCGTCCGGCGCGCTGGGTCAGGTCGTGCTCGAACGCGCCGTTGCGAGCGGTGCAACCATTGCCGCCATCGACCATTCCGCCAGGACGCCGGCCTCAACGCCAGATCGGTTACAGATCGGCGGCGTCGACCTCTCCGATGCCGCGCAAGCCGACGCCGCCATCGCTGCGGTGGTCAAACAATTCGGCAAGATCGATGTGCTGATCAACATCGCAGGCGCGTTCGCCTTCGAGAATGTCGCTGACGGCAGCAACAAGAGCTGGGAGACCATGCATCGGCTCAACCTGCTCACCGCCCTCAATGCCTCGCGCGCGGCAATCCCGCATCTGACGGCGTCGAAGGCCGGACGGATCATCAATATCGGTGCGATGGGTGCGCTACAGGCCGGCGCCGGCATGGGACCTTACGCCGCCTCGAAGGCTGGCGTGCATCGGCTGACGGAAACGCTCGCCGCCGAGCTGAAGGGCAAGGTTACGGTCAATGCCGTATTGCCTTCGACCATTGATACACCGGCAAACCGACGCGACATGGCCAATGCGGATTTTTCGAAATGGGTCACGCCGGACGAACTCGCCAGCGTGATCCTGTTTTTGGCCAGCGATGCGGCGAGTGCGGTGACCGGCGCGCTGCTGCCGGTAAGCGGACGGGTTTAG
- a CDS encoding DUF2161 domain-containing phosphodiesterase, whose protein sequence is METSLYLPVKRFLEGLGFTVKGEISGCDLVALNGDDPPIVVIGELKLSFNLELILQAVDRAGACDEVWVAAKLSIRGKGRESDARYRNLCRRLGFGMLGITEAGGVEVLVAPATVAPRRNPKKRSRLITEHKKRQGDPALGGSTRAPIMTAYRQQALACAAILAVGPRKVRELTPDYPDAQKILHRNVYGWFESPARGTYALTDAGHAALKRWPQPQRDTAPPSALS, encoded by the coding sequence TTGGAAACCTCGCTCTACCTCCCGGTAAAACGCTTCCTCGAAGGCCTTGGCTTTACAGTCAAAGGCGAGATATCAGGCTGCGATCTCGTGGCGCTGAATGGCGATGATCCGCCGATCGTGGTGATCGGCGAGCTCAAGCTCAGCTTCAATCTCGAACTAATCCTGCAGGCCGTGGACCGCGCCGGAGCCTGCGACGAAGTCTGGGTCGCCGCCAAGCTGTCGATCCGCGGCAAGGGACGTGAAAGCGATGCGCGCTACCGCAACCTGTGCCGCAGACTCGGTTTCGGCATGCTGGGAATTACCGAAGCCGGCGGCGTCGAGGTTCTCGTTGCACCGGCCACAGTCGCGCCGCGGCGCAACCCGAAGAAACGTTCACGCCTGATCACCGAACACAAGAAGCGCCAGGGCGATCCCGCGCTGGGTGGCAGCACGCGCGCGCCGATCATGACGGCCTATCGCCAGCAGGCGCTGGCCTGCGCAGCGATACTCGCCGTCGGTCCGCGCAAGGTGCGCGAACTCACGCCGGATTATCCGGATGCGCAAAAGATCCTGCATCGCAATGTCTATGGCTGGTTCGAAAGTCCTGCGCGCGGCACCTACGCACTCACCGATGCCGGGCACGCGGCGCTGAAACGCTGGCCGCAGCCTCAGCGGGATACCGCCCCGCCGTCCGCTTTGTCGTAA
- a CDS encoding MgtC/SapB family protein produces MKTLLEMSDSFRLLPHLIAMSIAYVLALPIGWNRERAERSAGLRTFPLVALATCGIVQATEGFLNGHPEGTARIIEGLMTGMGFIGGGAILKDNGSVRGTATAASLWATGATGAAVGLGAYDVAVVISLFTFLTLWLLVPFKQEGPKTEEGTTTPHSEI; encoded by the coding sequence GTGAAGACCCTTCTGGAAATGTCGGACAGCTTTCGTCTGTTGCCGCATCTGATCGCCATGTCGATCGCCTATGTTCTGGCGCTGCCCATCGGCTGGAATCGCGAGCGCGCCGAGCGCAGCGCCGGGCTGCGGACCTTTCCGCTGGTGGCGCTTGCCACCTGCGGCATCGTTCAGGCCACTGAGGGGTTTCTGAACGGTCATCCCGAAGGCACGGCGCGCATCATCGAAGGTCTGATGACCGGCATGGGATTTATCGGCGGCGGCGCCATTTTGAAAGACAACGGCTCGGTGCGTGGTACCGCCACTGCAGCCAGTCTGTGGGCAACCGGCGCAACTGGTGCTGCCGTGGGCCTCGGCGCCTATGACGTGGCGGTGGTCATCTCGCTGTTCACCTTCCTGACACTGTGGCTCCTGGTGCCCTTCAAGCAGGAGGGGCCAAAGACCGAAGAGGGCACGACGACGCCTCACAGCGAAATATGA
- a CDS encoding multidrug effflux MFS transporter — MPPLSIDMGLPGLPAIEASFADAAGRGPLTLSLFLAGFAISPLICGPLADRFGRRATLLDGLLLFSIAAGACALAPSFTVLLAFRLLQGLAAGACAILPFAIVRDLFEHGTARHKLSQIAAVLGIAPMIAPVLGGWVMTVSDWRTIYAAQAAVGLILLIVGAISLEESQPVEKRRSLNPKQLIESYRMVLSDRIFVGFSLLYAFAFACMFAFISGAPSVLIGSLGLSTTMFALLFGLTSCGVLVASLISGSLGRRHVASRKIIMAGLLMMIASAVAAVALVPASAVTTLSLMPLMALTIFSFGLLAPSTNHEALQNLPHVAGAAAGVMRCMQMVMGAFASAMIAVFEPFGHPALVMTGLMAGMALAAGAIYLWLLPKANSGQDHRA, encoded by the coding sequence TTGCCACCGCTGTCGATCGACATGGGATTGCCGGGCCTCCCCGCGATCGAGGCGAGTTTCGCTGATGCCGCGGGACGCGGGCCGCTGACACTCAGCCTGTTTCTGGCGGGCTTTGCGATCTCGCCGCTGATCTGCGGGCCCCTCGCAGACCGCTTCGGCCGACGCGCGACCTTGCTGGATGGACTGCTGCTATTCTCGATCGCGGCCGGCGCCTGCGCGCTCGCGCCATCCTTCACCGTGCTGCTCGCGTTTCGATTGCTGCAAGGTCTCGCTGCAGGCGCCTGTGCCATCCTGCCCTTCGCCATCGTGCGCGACCTGTTCGAACACGGCACCGCGCGCCACAAGCTGTCGCAGATCGCCGCGGTACTCGGCATCGCTCCGATGATCGCGCCGGTACTGGGCGGCTGGGTGATGACCGTTAGCGACTGGCGCACCATCTATGCCGCGCAGGCCGCCGTCGGCCTGATCCTGTTGATCGTCGGCGCCATCAGCCTCGAGGAATCCCAGCCGGTCGAGAAACGCCGCTCGCTCAACCCTAAGCAACTGATCGAGAGCTACCGCATGGTGCTGTCCGATCGCATCTTCGTCGGCTTCTCCCTGCTCTACGCCTTCGCCTTTGCCTGCATGTTCGCCTTCATCTCGGGCGCACCGTCGGTATTGATCGGCAGCCTCGGCCTCTCCACAACGATGTTTGCGCTGCTGTTCGGGCTGACCTCCTGCGGCGTGCTGGTTGCCTCGCTGATCAGCGGGAGCCTGGGCCGCCGCCATGTGGCCTCACGCAAGATCATCATGGCCGGTCTGCTGATGATGATCGCCAGCGCCGTTGCAGCAGTCGCTCTGGTGCCAGCAAGCGCCGTCACGACGCTGTCGTTAATGCCGCTGATGGCGCTCACGATCTTTTCCTTTGGCCTGCTCGCACCGAGCACCAATCACGAAGCCTTGCAGAACCTGCCGCATGTGGCAGGCGCGGCAGCCGGCGTGATGCGATGTATGCAGATGGTCATGGGCGCCTTCGCCAGCGCCATGATCGCGGTGTTCGAACCGTTCGGGCATCCGGCGCTGGTGATGACCGGCCTGATGGCCGGCATGGCGCTCGCCGCCGGCGCGATCTATCTGTGGCTATTACCCAAGGCCAATTCCGGGCAGGATCATCGCGCGTAA
- a CDS encoding GNAT family N-acetyltransferase produces MLDAATTIAISTRAPARGHVRVLAARELPLFREHLLRLDRESRRDRFNGSLDDEWVARYAEKSVNTGTVILVYFEDGIVRGAAELHQADLSTDSLPEIAFSVEAIVRRKGVGSILFTKLIAKAQSMGYTKLRITTGAQNDAMRALANKFGAHLSFRHGESTGTIDLRDPMGAGVAPQPKTSALDVARAVADYNRAYWGLWLKLAGWGKSS; encoded by the coding sequence ATGTTAGACGCCGCTACCACCATCGCCATTTCGACCCGGGCTCCGGCCCGCGGACATGTGCGTGTCCTTGCAGCCCGCGAGCTGCCGCTGTTCCGCGAACATCTCTTGAGACTGGATCGCGAAAGCCGCCGTGATCGTTTCAACGGTTCGCTCGACGACGAATGGGTCGCACGTTACGCCGAGAAGTCCGTCAATACCGGCACCGTCATTCTCGTTTACTTCGAGGATGGCATCGTGCGCGGCGCCGCTGAACTGCATCAGGCCGATCTGTCGACGGACTCGCTGCCCGAGATTGCCTTCAGCGTTGAAGCCATCGTGCGCCGCAAGGGCGTCGGCAGCATCCTGTTCACCAAGTTGATCGCGAAGGCGCAGTCGATGGGCTATACGAAGCTGCGCATCACCACCGGCGCGCAGAACGATGCGATGCGTGCGCTGGCCAACAAGTTCGGTGCGCACCTGTCATTCCGCCATGGCGAATCCACGGGAACGATAGACCTGCGCGATCCCATGGGCGCAGGCGTCGCGCCGCAGCCTAAGACCTCGGCGCTCGATGTGGCGCGCGCGGTGGCCGACTATAACCGGGCTTATTGGGGTCTGTGGTTGAAGCTTGCCGGCTGGGGCAAATCGTCCTGA
- a CDS encoding MFS transporter — MGLLPDVARSLSVTIPQAGYLVSGYALGVVIGAPIVAMATAGIPRKTALLALMALFTIGNIGCALAPDYWLLMTARVVTAFAHGAFFGIGAVVASNLVPREQRTQAVSLMFAGLTLANVLGVPFGTALGQAAGWRVAFWAVVVIGIVAFLAITRFVPSGMPGARGGLAKEFRALGRWPVLLPMLISTMASVSMFSLFTYITPLLEEVTGLTPHGVTGALLAIGVGLTIGNLIGGRLADRNLLSTIIGAFICLVIVLGALALVVHMALPTLVLLILWGGIAFALVSPLQIWVVDAATDAPNLASTLNQGAFNLGNATGAWIGGVALNAGMHYAQLPLLAALVAMAGLGLTLSSFIDRRILPAQISPAE, encoded by the coding sequence ATGGGCCTGCTGCCCGACGTCGCGCGCAGCCTGTCGGTGACCATCCCGCAAGCCGGCTATCTCGTGTCGGGTTATGCATTGGGCGTCGTGATAGGAGCGCCTATCGTGGCGATGGCCACCGCGGGCATTCCCCGCAAAACGGCGCTGCTCGCGCTGATGGCACTGTTCACGATCGGCAATATCGGCTGCGCCCTTGCGCCGGATTACTGGCTGCTGATGACCGCACGTGTGGTCACTGCGTTTGCCCATGGCGCGTTCTTCGGAATTGGCGCCGTTGTTGCCAGCAATCTGGTGCCGCGTGAGCAGCGCACCCAGGCCGTATCGCTGATGTTTGCGGGACTCACACTCGCCAATGTGCTGGGCGTGCCATTCGGCACCGCGCTGGGACAGGCCGCCGGTTGGCGCGTTGCGTTCTGGGCGGTCGTGGTGATCGGTATCGTCGCGTTCCTCGCAATCACGCGTTTCGTTCCATCGGGCATGCCGGGCGCGCGCGGCGGACTGGCGAAAGAGTTTCGCGCCTTGGGCCGCTGGCCGGTGCTGCTGCCGATGCTGATCTCGACCATGGCTTCAGTCAGCATGTTCAGCCTGTTCACTTACATCACGCCGCTGCTCGAAGAGGTCACCGGCCTCACGCCGCATGGCGTCACCGGGGCACTGCTGGCAATCGGCGTCGGCCTCACCATCGGCAATCTGATCGGCGGTCGCCTCGCCGACCGCAACCTGCTCTCGACCATCATTGGCGCATTCATCTGTCTCGTCATTGTGCTCGGCGCGCTTGCGCTTGTGGTGCACATGGCGCTCCCGACGCTCGTGCTGCTGATCCTGTGGGGCGGTATCGCCTTTGCGCTGGTCTCGCCGCTGCAGATCTGGGTGGTCGATGCGGCCACGGACGCGCCGAACCTCGCCTCGACCCTGAACCAGGGCGCGTTCAATCTCGGCAACGCCACCGGCGCATGGATCGGCGGCGTGGCGTTGAATGCCGGTATGCATTATGCGCAGCTTCCGCTGCTCGCGGCGCTCGTCGCGATGGCCGGGCTTGGGCTCACGCTGAGCAGCTTCATTGACCGCCGGATCTTGCCGGCGCAAATCAGTCCGGCAGAATAG
- a CDS encoding efflux RND transporter periplasmic adaptor subunit produces MAHNLPRKIAFGAGIALVAVAVGGGAALMNLSSVAAQAESGAVVPAAVQASVALVEAKATAASDEFSGRLEAIERVEIRSRVAGAVQEIHFREGALVKKDDLLVQIDPSLYATEVDRAQGQVSAARARLILTKADFDRGQQLTSSSITQRDLDNRVNAFHEAEANLKAMQAALKTAELNLSYTEVRAPVSGRVGKVEITVGNLIAAGPSSPLLTTLVSVNPVYASFNADEQVVSRALKTLADEKTPNEIDRIPVHMTTVSDGTPIKGQMQFIDNQVDPRSGTVRVRAMFDNADGRLMPGQFARLTMGQPKAEQTLLISERAVGTDQNKKFVMVVDAKDKAQYREVILGPSVDGMRVILNGLKAGERIVVNGLQRVRPGVTIKPEMVAMNAASLASVKAVAQN; encoded by the coding sequence ATGGCACATAATCTCCCTCGCAAGATCGCTTTTGGCGCCGGAATCGCGTTGGTGGCGGTCGCCGTTGGCGGCGGTGCGGCGCTGATGAATCTGTCCAGCGTGGCAGCTCAAGCCGAGTCCGGCGCTGTTGTTCCCGCCGCCGTTCAAGCCTCCGTCGCGCTGGTCGAGGCCAAGGCTACGGCCGCATCGGATGAGTTCTCGGGCCGCCTCGAAGCCATCGAACGCGTGGAGATACGCTCTCGCGTCGCCGGCGCCGTTCAGGAGATCCACTTTCGCGAAGGCGCGCTGGTGAAAAAGGACGACTTGCTCGTACAGATCGATCCTTCGCTCTATGCCACCGAAGTCGATCGCGCTCAGGGGCAGGTGTCAGCGGCGCGGGCGCGCCTGATCCTCACCAAGGCCGATTTTGATCGCGGCCAACAGCTCACCAGCTCCAGCATCACCCAACGTGACCTCGACAATCGCGTCAACGCATTCCACGAGGCAGAAGCCAACCTGAAAGCGATGCAGGCGGCGCTCAAGACCGCCGAGCTCAATCTCAGCTATACCGAAGTCCGTGCACCGGTCTCCGGCCGTGTCGGCAAGGTTGAGATCACCGTCGGCAACCTGATCGCAGCCGGACCTAGCTCCCCGCTGCTGACGACTTTGGTCTCGGTCAATCCGGTTTATGCCAGCTTCAATGCGGACGAACAGGTCGTGTCGCGCGCATTGAAGACTCTGGCCGACGAGAAGACACCGAACGAGATCGATCGCATTCCCGTGCATATGACGACCGTGTCCGATGGGACGCCCATCAAAGGGCAGATGCAATTCATCGATAATCAGGTCGATCCGCGCAGCGGTACAGTGCGCGTGCGCGCGATGTTCGACAATGCCGATGGCCGCTTGATGCCGGGCCAGTTCGCGCGGTTGACCATGGGCCAGCCGAAGGCAGAGCAGACGCTGCTGATCAGCGAGCGGGCAGTTGGCACCGACCAGAACAAGAAGTTCGTCATGGTGGTCGATGCCAAGGACAAGGCGCAATATCGCGAAGTGATCCTGGGGCCCTCGGTTGATGGCATGCGCGTGATCCTCAACGGCCTGAAAGCTGGTGAACGGATCGTCGTCAACGGACTTCAGCGCGTGCGGCCGGGTGTGACCATCAAGCCGGAGATGGTGGCGATGAACGCCGCATCTCTCGCCTCGGTCAAGGCCGTCGCGCAGAATTGA
- a CDS encoding TetR/AcrR family transcriptional regulator: MALGRPREFDTDTALDLALHVFWRKGYEGASMADLTEAMGITKPSLYAAFGNKEDLFRKALDRYVDGPGGYFRTGLEKPTAREAVEHIFYESVEAVTDPKNPGCLAVQGALCCGDAAETIKQELMARRSKSEGDLRLRFTRALAEGDLPADADAGDLARYVSAILQGMAVQAAGGAPREQLRKLADMAMRSWPPV, translated from the coding sequence GTGGCACTGGGACGTCCTCGTGAATTCGATACCGACACGGCCCTCGACCTCGCGCTGCATGTGTTCTGGCGCAAGGGTTACGAAGGCGCGTCGATGGCCGACCTCACCGAAGCCATGGGCATCACCAAGCCAAGTCTCTACGCCGCGTTCGGCAACAAGGAAGATCTGTTCCGCAAAGCACTGGATCGCTACGTCGATGGCCCCGGCGGCTATTTCCGCACCGGCCTGGAGAAACCCACGGCCCGCGAAGCGGTCGAGCATATCTTCTACGAATCCGTCGAGGCGGTGACTGATCCCAAGAATCCCGGCTGTCTCGCGGTCCAAGGCGCGCTCTGCTGCGGCGATGCCGCAGAGACGATCAAGCAGGAACTGATGGCGCGCCGCTCGAAGAGCGAGGGCGATCTGCGCCTTCGCTTCACACGCGCCCTCGCCGAAGGCGATTTGCCAGCCGACGCGGATGCCGGCGATCTCGCGCGCTACGTGTCGGCCATCCTGCAGGGCATGGCCGTGCAAGCGGCAGGCGGCGCACCGCGCGAGCAATTGCGAAAACTCGCCGACATGGCCATGCGCAGCTGGCCTCCGGTCTGA